The following coding sequences lie in one Cryptococcus neoformans var. neoformans B-3501A chromosome 2, whole genome shotgun sequence genomic window:
- a CDS encoding hypothetical protein (HMMPfam hit to FTR1, Iron permease FTR1 family, score: 119.5, E(): 7.8e-33), which translates to MTLTDYFSPVAFFILLRESLEAGIIIAVLLGFITQIIPKPSSHPRTLSTPGHPANLPRHSGESAQSENSGTQLLSSGRASIDRGYGASSRSVSPARIERLEVENVAEEVGKDEGLLGADVDRRAIMKKMRVQIWSGAILGGSVAIAIGTVFLYVFYTYTRDLWQDAENLWEGGFCLLAAVLILVMSLAFLRLPHAQTKWRLKLLSAYQSQSNDVESDSRPGSPDGRPHDNSLGHPSQVTTNPRRRRANRASAILFGLPFITVLREGLEGIVFLGGIGLSESPSSVIGGGICGLFAGALCAYLLFSSTTPLSVHTFTTFSSLLLFLIGAGLASRSAYALERQYFINHVGAAAAESGNGPGSYRVKGNIWHLTWWDPEPGSGDNWAQVAQAVLGWNNTGTWWTISTYMFYWLLITFTLIYMKWAEGRCAIFGVLSSRGKELERSRRVRGTAGEDDEEVLLDDRSDVGE; encoded by the exons ATGACACTGACAGACTATTTCTCA CCGGTggcattcttcatcctccttcgAGAAAGTCTCGAAGCAGGCATCATCA TCGCTGTGCTTCTAGGTTTTATTACCCAAATAATCCCCAAACCATCATCGCATCCTCGCACTCTCTCAACTCCCGGTCACCCAGCTAACCTTCCACGCCACTCGGGGGAATCTGCGCAGTCGGAGAACTCGGGTACTCAACTCCTCTCTTCTGGCCGTGCGAGTATAGATAGGGGGTATGGtgcttcttcaagaagCGTGTCTCCTGCAAGAATAGAGAGACTTGAGGTTGAAAATGTGGCAGAGGAAGTAGGCAAAGATGAGGGGTTGCTTGGTGCTGACGTGGATCGACGTGCGatcatgaagaagatgagagtgCAAATCTGGAGTGGAGCGATTTTGGGCGGTAGTGTAGCTATTGCAATTGGCACTGTTTTTCTTTACGTC TTTTATACCTACACCAGAGACCTGTGGCAAGATGCGGAAAACCTATGGGAAGGCGGGTTTTGTCTACTTGCGGCTGTCCTAATCTTGGTCATGTCCCTGGCTTTCCTCCGACTTCCCCATGCCCAAACCAAATGGCGATTAAAGCTGTTGAGCGCATATCAATCGCAGTCCAACGATGTCGAGTCTGATTCTCGACCTGGTTCTCCTGACGGACGCCCTCATGATAATAGTCTCGGACACCCATCACAAGTTACCACAAACCCTCGTCGCAGGCGAGCTAATCGAGCTTCCGCTATCCTCTTTGGGTTGCCATTCATCACTGTCCTCCGCGAAGGTCTTGAAGGGATCGTGTTCTTGGGTGGTATCGGCCTTTCGGAGTCGCCTTCATCCGTCATTGGCGGCGGCATTTGTGGTCTTTTCGCAGGTGCCCTCTGCGCTTATCTCTTGTTCTCATCCACCACTCCGCTCTCTGTTCACACTTTTACCACattttcctctctccttcttttcctcatcgGAGCTGGGCTTGCATCTCGCTCCGCTTACGCTCTTGAACGTCAGTACTTTATCAACCATGTAGGCGCAGCTGCTGCCGAGAGTGGCAATGGCCCTGGCAGCTATCGCGTCAAGGGTAACATCTGGCATTTGACTTGGTGGGATCCCGAACCCGGGAGCGGGGATAATTGGGCGCAAGTCGCACAAGCCGTTCTGGGATGGAACAATACCGGTACTTGGTGGACCAT CTCAACGTACATGTTTTATTGGCTGCTCATAACGTTTACTCTCATCTACATGAAATGGGCCGAAGGCCGTTGCGCTATTTTTGGTGTCCTCTCATCAAGGGGTAAAGAGCTGGAGAGGAGTCGACGGGTGAGAGGCACGGcgggtgaagatgatgaggaggtgCTCTTAGATGACCGTAGTGACGTTGGCGAGTAG
- a CDS encoding hypothetical protein (Match to ESTs gb|CF191230.1|CF191230, gb|CF190602.1|CF190602, gb|CF187443.1|CF187443; HMMPfam hit to Adap_comp_sub, Adaptor complexes medium subunit family, score: 768.2, E(): 4e-228) gives MISAFFIFNQKGEVLISRLFRSDVKRSLSDVFRIQVISNPDVRSPIITLGSTSFFHVRVNNVYIVGVTKCNASAALVFEFIYRFITVARSYFGKLDEESVKNNFVLIYELLDEIIDFGFPQNSEIDTLKMYITTESIKSEMAVREDSSKITIQATGATSWRRSDVKYRKNEAFVDVIETVNMLMSKEGSILRADVDGQILMRAYLSGTPECKFGLNDKLVLQKRGGEQAAKSDSAVELDDCQFHQCVRLGKFDSDRSISFIPPDGEFELMRYRSTTNINLPFRLQTHVVEPSKSRVEYTIHLRAAFDSKLNANNVVLRIPTPLNTTGVRSKVGIGKAKYVPGENVIVWKIPRIQGAQECTLTAEADLTATTHRQAWSRPPIQVDFSVVMFTASGLLVRFLKVFEKSGYQSVKWVRYLTKANGSYQIRF, from the exons ATGATCTCA GCATTCTTCATATTCAACCAAAAGGGCGAG GTCCTTATATCGAGGCTATTTCGCTCGGATGTCAA GCGATCGCTCTCTGATGTTTTTCGTATCCAAGTAATCTCCAATCCCGACGTTCGTTCACCTATTATAACCCTTGGTTcaacatccttcttccatgtGAGGGTGAACAATGTCTACATCGTTGGTGTCACAAA ATGCAATGCCTCTGCCGCCCTTGTGTTCGAGTTCATTTACCGATTCATCACCGTCGCGAGGAGCTACTTTGGCAAGCTCGATGAAGAGAGCGTGAAGAATAACTTTGTTCTCATCTATGAACTGCTTGATG AAATTATTGACTTTGGGTTTCCTCAAAACTCGGAGATCGACACACTCAAAATGTACATCACGACCGAGAGTATCAAATCTGAAATGGCTGTG CGCGAAGACTCGTCAAAGATCACCATTCAGGCAACAGGAGCAACATCTTGGCGACGCTCGGATGTCAAGTATAGGAAGAACGAGGCTTTTGTCGACGTTATTGAGACTGTCAATATGTTGATGAGTAAAGAAG GATCCATTTTGAGAGCAGATGTGGACGGCCAGATCCTCATGCGGGCGTATCTGAGTGGCACCCCCGAGTGTAAATTCGGTCTCAATGATAAATTGGTGCTTCAAAAACG GGGCGGTGAACAAGCAGCCAAATCTGACTCAGCGGTGGAGCTTGACGATTGTCAATTCCACCAATGCGTGCGACTAGGCAAGTTTGATAGTGATCGATCGATCAGCTTTATCCCCCCAGACGGCGAGTTTGAGCTCATGCG ATACCGCTCAACGACAAACATCAATCTCCCCTTCCGCCTTCAAACTCATGTCGTAGAACCTTCTAAATCTCGTGTCGAGTATACCATCCACCTCCGTGCCGCTTTCGACTCCAAATTGAATGCCAACAACGTTGTATTAAGGATACCGACACCACTGAACACGACTGGCGTTAGAAGTAAGGTAGGTATAGGCAAGGCAAAGTACGTGCCGGGAGAGAATGTCATCGTCTGGAA AATACCGAGGATTCAAGGTGCTCAGGAATGTACCCTTACCGCCGAGGCCGACCTCACAGCAACGACTCACAGGCAAGCATGGTCACGTCCACCTATCCAGGTCGATTTTTCGG TTGTTATGTTCACAGCGTCGGGTCTCCTCGTACGATTCTTAAAGGTCTTTGAGAAGAGCGGGTACCAAAGTGTCAAATGGGTACGATACCTGACCAAGGCGAATGGCAGTTATCAGATTAGATTTTGA
- a CDS encoding mitochondrial 54S ribosomal protein YmL19 (HMMPfam hit to Ribosomal_L11, Ribosomal protein L11, RNA binding domain, score: 80.6, E(): 4e-21; HMMPfam hit to Ribosomal_L11_N, Ribosomal protein L11, N-terminal domain, score: 96.0, E(): 9.3e-26) yields the protein MSKAAAAQIVKIIVPAGKAAPTPPVGPALGARGVKAMDFCKEFNAKTAHYQTSLPIPTMITINPDRTFSFATRTPPVSYLLKKTTGIDKGSGQGMKVKTGQVSLKHVYEIAKIKCMDEDLKAVGLERVARGVVGTARSLGLEVVP from the exons atgTCAAAGGCAGCCGCTGCCCAAATAGTT AAAATTATCGTTCCCGCAGGCAAGGCTGCTCCCACACCACCCGTTGGTCCCGCCTTGGGTGCTCGAGGTGTAAAGGCCATGGACTTCTGCAAGGAATT CAACGCTAAGACAGCACACTATCAAACATCCCTCCCCATCCCTACAATGATCACCATCAACCCCGACCGAACATTTTCATTCGCTACTCGAACACCTCCTGTATCCTACCTTTTGAAAAAAACAACTGGCATTGACAAGGGTTCAGGACAAGGAATGAAGGTGAAAACGGGCCAGGTCAGCTTGAAGCATGTGTATGAGATTGCGAAGATAAAATGTATGGATGAGGATTTGAAGGCCGTTGGGCTTGAGCGGGTTGCCAGAGGGGTTGTGGGCACAGCGAGGAGTTTAGGATTAGAAGTTGTTCCTTAG
- a CDS encoding hypothetical protein (HMMPfam hit to DUF1295, Protein of unknown function (DUF1295), score: 15.0, E(): 4.4e-10) produces MPSKLLLPLLKPTLRSFRYIPTSLITLPASVGLHFTSHPAPTISNYVVSPTTSPLHLPLIFTLASIPIFYLLGLVTGKVSWVDKAWPLYPPAISAMLYGWVLVNHAGGVYAHNIPRVTFMFGLQLIWSFRLFSHAVKRGFYNPKSEDYRYTVFRKLVPRWAFALVHAFAVAFAQPILLMSLSLPLYAALVSPPASKQTDGWRTLTFGNISRLLPSHLRKAVPPHIAVLNMSDYIMTMVSLLIIYAEYQADKKMYQFQQGKHNKISSLSKEQLIHPPVPQSGESQPLVQKEGLPKPSPYPASHHPGFPTQGMWRFSRHPNFAAEQLFWVSQAMFPGLSGKDNGISGKGWWAGCVFGPCFALSLLFLSSTTLTEWITGIKYPAFKNYKGIVGEFLPQETLFKWIWTKITGSRERLYQAVYGPPPGEKQDSSRLR; encoded by the exons ATGCCCAGTAAGCTActcttgcccttgttgAAGCCCACACTCCGCTCCTTCCGTTACATCCCCACTTCACTCATTACGCTCCCCGCATCCGTCGGCTTGCACTTCACCTCTCACCCGGCTCCCACTATTTCAAACTATGTAGTTTCTCCTACCACCAGCCCCCTACATCTTCCCTTAATCTTCACACTGGCATCCATCCCCATATTCTACCTGCTAGGTTTGGTGACTGGTAAGGTGAGCTGGGTCGACAAGGCGTGGCCGCTGTACCCTCCTGCCATTTCTGCAATGCTCTACGGATGGGTTCTGGTTAATCACGCTGGAGGAGTCTATGCCCATAACATTCCAAGGGTCACCTTCATGTTTGGTCTTCAA CTCATATGGTCATTTCGCCTATTCTCTCATGCTGTCAAAAGAGGCTTTTACAATCCGAAATCCGAAGATTATAGGTATACAGTTTTCCGCAAGCTTGTCCCCCGTTGGGCATTTGCCCTTGTCCACGCGTTTGCTGTGGCTTTCGCACAACCTATACTGCTCATGTCATTGAGTCTTCCGCTTTACGCCGCACTTGTATCCCCTCCTGCATCCAAGCAGACTGACGGATGGCGGACCCTCACATTTGGGAACATATCACGactccttccctcccatcTCCGAAAAGCTGTACCACCGCATATTGCGGTACTCAACATGTCCGACTATATCATGACCATGGTCTctttgctcatcatctacGCTGAATATCAAGCAGACAAGAAGATGTACCAATTCCAACAAGGGAAACATAATAAGATTTCATCCCTGTCCAAGGAGCAACTTATACACCCCCCTGTCCCCCAATCTGGTGAAAGCCAGCCGCTTGTCCAGAAAGAAGGTTTACCGAAGCCTTCACCATATCCCGCTTCTCATCACCCAGGTTTCCCAACACAAGGAATGTGGCGGTTCTCTCGACACCCAAATTTTGCAGCAGAGCAGTTGTTCTGGGTATCTCAAGCTATGTTTCCCGGGCTCTCAGGGAAGGATAATGGGATCAGTGGTAAAGGGTGGTGGGCGGGCTGCGTCTTTGGACCTTGTTTCGCTTTGAGTTTGCTATTCCTTTCGAGTACAACGCTTACAGAGTGGATTACTGGAATAAAA TACCCCGCGTTCAAAAACTATAAAGGAATTGTAGGAGAATTTTTGCCACAAGAAACGTTATTCAAGTGGATCTGGACGAAGATCACAGGCTCGAGAGAACGTCTGTATCAAGCAGTTTACGGGCCTCCTCCGGGTGAGAAACAAGACTCTTCAAGGTTAAGATAA